Proteins co-encoded in one Xyrauchen texanus isolate HMW12.3.18 chromosome 19, RBS_HiC_50CHRs, whole genome shotgun sequence genomic window:
- the LOC127659882 gene encoding neuronal acetylcholine receptor subunit non-alpha-2-like, with product MFINKNNFPKMTLTSIGLFTLFTNIVASTPAAKDFVSLAEREDALLRDLFQGYQRWVRPVLHANHTVKVRFGLKISQLVDVDEKNQLMTTNVWLWQEWMDYKLRWNPENYGGITFIRVPSESIWLPDIVLYENADGRFEGSLMTKVIVKYNGMITWTPPASYKSACTMDVTFFPFDRQNCSMKFGSWTYDGNMVNLVLVSQQVDRSDFFDNGEWEILSATGVKGSRQDGYLSYPYITYSFILKRLPLFYTLFLIIPCLGLSFLTVLVFYLPSDEGEKVSLSTSVLVSLTVFVLVIEEIIPSSSKVIPLIGEYLLFIMIFVTLSIIVTVFVINVHHRSSATYHPMSPWVRTLFLQQLPHFLCMRGNTDRYHYPEMEPHSPDLKPRNKKGPGPEGEGQALINMLEQATNSVHYISRHIKKEHFIREVVQDWKFVAQVLDRIFLWAFLTVSVLGTILIFTPAVKMFLRTPPPSP from the exons atgttcattaataaaaacaattttccGAAAATGACGTTGACAAGCATTGGGCTTTTTACGCTGTTTACCAATATCGTCGCCAGCACGCCAG cAGCCAAAGATTTTGTATCTCTGGCAGAGAGAGAAGATGCTCTACTCAGGGACTTGTTTCAGGGATACCAGCGCTGGGTCAGGCCCGTTCTGCATGCAAACCACACTGTGAAAGTCCGCTTTGGCTTGAAGATATCTCAGCTAGTCGATGTG GATGAGAAAAATCAACTCATGACCACTAATGTGTGGCTATGGCAG GAATGGATGGATTATAAACTGCGTTGGAACCCTGAGAATTATGGTGGCATCACCTTTATCAGAGTTCCATCTGAAAGCATCTGGCTCCCAGACATTGTTTTATATGAGAA TGCCGATGGACGTTTTGAAGGTTCACTTATGACCAAGGTCATTGTGAAGTATAATGGTATGATCACTTGGACACCCCCTGCCAGCTACAAGTCAGCCTGCACCATGGATGTGACGTTTTTCCCGTTTGATCGGCAGAACTGCTCAATGAAGTTCGGCTCCTGGACGTATGATGGAAACATGGTTAACCTTGTACTTGTCAGCCAGCAAGTGGACCGAAGTGACTTCTTTGATAATGGTGAATGGGAGATTCTCAGTGCCACTGGTGTCAAAGGCAGCCGACAAGATGGCTACCTTTCCTACCCTTACATCACATATTCATTCATCCTGAAACGTCTTCCTCTCTTCTACACGCTCTTCCTCATTATTCCTTGTCTGGGCTTGTCCTTCCTCACAGTGCTGGTCTTCTACCTTCCCTCTGATGAAGGAGAGAAAGTGTCCCTCTCGACATCCGTGCTGGTGTCACTCACTGTCTTCGTCCTGGTAATCGAAGAGATAATTCCTTCTTCGTCCAAGGTCATTCCGCTGATTGGGGAGTACTTGCTGTTTATCATGATCTTCGTCACTTTGTCCATCATTGTGACGGTGTTTGTAATAAACGTCCACCACCGGTCCTCCGCCACTTACCACCCCATGTCTCCATGGGTGCGTACACTGTTCCTCCAGCAGCTGCCTCACTTTCTCTGCATGAGAGGGAACACCGACCGCTACCACTACCCAGAGATGGAGCCCCATAGTCCTGACCTCAAGCCTCGCAACAAGAAAGGGCCTGGTCCTGAGGGAGAAGGTCAAGCTCTGATCAATATGCTGGAGCAAGCCACCAACTCTGTTCACTACATCTCACGCCACATTAAGAAGGAGCATTTTATTAGAGAG GTCGTACAGGATTGGAAGTTTGTGGCGCAGGTGCTGGACAGGATCTTTCTCTGGGCATTCCTCACTGTGTCTGTTCTGGGCACCATCCTCATCTTCACACCTGCCGTGAAAATGTTCCTGCGCACTCCCCCCCCTTCTCCATGA